The following DNA comes from Trueperaceae bacterium.
CGAACGGAGCCGGAGGCCGAACGGCGTGCGGAACAACACCCACCAGGCGGTCGGGACGAGCAGGAAGGCGATGTAGACGAGCGGGCTGAACTGGACCGGCCCGACGCCCCACGACGGCAGCGTGTTCTGCACGCGTTCGCTGGTGGTGGAGTTGTCGTAGAGGCCGGTCAGCAGCACCGCGGGGATGCCGATCGCCATGAGGTTGATGGCGGTGGCGCTGATGATCTGGTCCGCCTTGTAGCGGATCGAGACGACGGCGTGAATCCAGCCGACGAAGCCGCCGACCCCCATCGCGGCGAGCACCCCGAGCCAGGGCGCGAACCAGACGACGGCGTTCGGGTCCTGCGCGACGTAGGGCCGCTCGACGAGCTGCGCGGTGATGGCCGCGCCGAGCGCACCGAAGACCATGATGCCCTCGAGCGCGATGTTGACGACGCCGCTCCGCTCGCTGAACAGCCCCCCGAGCGACGCGAACAGCAGGGGCGTCGTCGCCCGGATGGCGGACGCGGCGATCGCAGCGATCAGCACCCAATCCACGTCAGGCCTCCCCGTCCGACGCGTCGGTGGGCTCGGTGGCGGCGTCGCTCGCGGCGGCGGCGAGGACGGCGTCCGCCTCGTCCGCTTCGCCGCGACGACGGCGCCAGGCGGCGCGCTGGATCGGGTCGCTGAAGCGTTCGGGCAGGAACCCGCGGGCGGCGATGAACAGCACCACGAGCGCGAGGATCATGTTGACGACGTCGCGGGTGAGGTCGGCGAAGGCGATCGAGAGGGTCGACCCGCCGTTCTTGAGGACCCCGAACAGGAACGCCGCGAGGACGATGCCGACCGGGTTGTTCCCCCCGAGCAGCGCGACGGCGATGCCGTCGAACCCGTCGTTGGTCGGCAGCGACTGCCGCAACGCGTAGTCCTCGAGCGCCCCCCCGAGGACGTAGTGCGTGGCGGTCAGGCCCGCGAACGCGCCGCTCATCGCCATCGCGACGACGGTGCTGCGGGCGATCGACGCGCCGCCGTACTCGGCCGCCTTCGGGGCGTCCCCGACGGCGCGCAGCTCGTAGCCCCACTTCGTGCGGAACAGGAAGATCTGCATGAACACCGCCGCACCGATCGCGATCACGAACCCCGCGTTGAGGTTGCTGGGGGGTACCTCGAACGGCGTCGCGCGCCAGCCGAGGGCCGCCCCGACCCCGTACGTCGCGGCGGCGGCGACGCCCGCCGCCAGCCAACGGCGGGGCCAGGTCGCCCACCCGAACCGGCCCCCGAGGGCCGCGGAGAGCGCGAGGACGGCGAGGGTGGCGGCGAGCGCCGCCCAGGCGGCGGCGTCGACGGTCGTCTCGGTCGACCCGACCATCGTCGCGGGGTCCACGCCGAACAGGGCGGGCAACTGCGGCAACCGGGCGGTCTCCTGCAGCGGCACGGACTTCGGGTCCGACCCCTCGACCTTGAACGGCAGGTTCAGCGTGACGGGGCCGTCCCCCGCGCGGGGGAGGCCCGCCACCACCATCACGCCGAGCAACGCGACCGCCACGAGCGCCGCGCTGCGGCGGGGGCTACGGCCGGCGAGCCGGCGGACGGGGCGCGCGAGCGCCGCGAGGATCATCACGCCGGCGGCGATGCCGAGCGCCGTCAGGATCCGGAGGGCGGCGGCGGCGAACACCGGGCTGGAGCTCAGGACGAACAACAACAGCGAACTGGCGACGAAGTTCAACAGGATCGTGTTGATGACCTCGTTCGCGCCGAAGCGGGCCTTGAGGAACCCGGGCAGGGCCCCCCACAGCCCCCCGCCGAGCGCGGCGGCGGCGACGGAGGCGGGCAGGACGAACCACCCGGGGCCGGGGAGGTAGACGCCGGCGAACATCGCGAACAACCCCCCGAGGACCATTTGGCCGGGCGCGCCGATGTTGAACAGGCCGGCCTTGAAGCCGAACCCCACGCCGAGCCCCGTGAAGATCAACGGCGTCGCGAACTTCAGGGCCTCCGCGAACCCCTCGAACGTCCCGAGCGAGCCCGCGAACAGCGTGTAGTAGGCGTACCAGAGGGTGTCGAGGCGGCCGGCGAGGTAGGTGCGCCACCCGTCGATCACGACCTCCCGCCCGATCGGCGTGGGTTGCAGCGCCAGGATCACGACGGCGGCGGCGGCCAACGCCAAGAAGATGGCGGTCGCGGGGACGGCGGCGACGTCGATGACGCGGCGCACCCCCCGATCGGCGGCGGGGTGCAGGCGCGCCCCGAGCGCCAGCGCGAAGGCGCCCGACAGGATCGCGAGGAAGGCGGTGAGGCCCGGCGCCACGCCGCCGTACGGCAGCGTGCGGATGCGGACCCCGACCTGGAGCGCTTCGAGCCGGGACGTCTCGACCGGTTGCGTATCGAAGCGCGCCAACAACGATTCGAGGCCCTCGACGTCGGTCCGTCCTCCGGGGTCGGCCAGCGCCGCCTCGAGGGTGCTGCGCACCGTGTCGCGTTGCGCGGTCTCGTAGGCGCCGGCGTGCCGGTCGAGCCCCACGAACGTCGTCGCCACGAGCACGACGCCGGACGCCAACCACACGGCGCGGTGGGCGCGGCCCGGCGTCGCGGCGCCGGCCGCCAGGCCGACCGCCCCCAACAGCGTCAGGACGAGGACGGCGCCCTGGCCGGGCACGTCGACCGGGTCGGTGCGCCCGGTCAGGTCGACGACGCGGTCGGGCAGCAGGGTGAACGCCGCGCGGGACCCCGCTTCGCGCTCGAAGCTCGCCCACGGCGCGAAGGCGACCGCGAGGAGGGTGAGCAGCGCGAGGGCGGCGACGGTGATGCGTTCGGACACGCGGGGATGATACCGGACGTCGCCCCTCCACCCGCCGGACGCGACGTGCGGACCGCGACCCGCCGGACGGCCGCACCGAGAGCGGTTCAGCGCACGCGCACCCACCCGGTCCGGATCCACGCCGCGAGCGCCGCGCGGCGCACCGCACCGGGGGACGCCGTCGCCGCGTCGGGCGGGACGTCGGCGCGGGCCAGGCGGTGCCCGGCCCGGGTGACGGCGCGCCGTTGGCGCGCCTCGAGCGCCGCGAGGCGCGCCCGGTAGCGTTCGACGTCGTCCGGATCGACCGGCGTCCGGCGTCCGTCCTCGACGTCGACCCACTCGACCGCGTCGGGGGTGGGGTCGCGCTCCGCGGGCGCCAACGTCCGCACCAGCCCGAGGTGCGCGCCGCGTGAGCGCACCACGCCGAGCAGCGGCGTCACGGGGCCGGGATCGAGGCCGTCGCTGAGCACCAGCACCTGCTCGGTCCGCCCGCGCCGAGGGACGCGGGCGAGGCGGCGCGCGAGCCGACCGAACGGCCCCGCCGTGCCCACGTCCTCGTCCCCGTCACCGGCCGCGTCGCGCCCCGCGTCGTGGGCCTCGGCGGGCGTGCGGGCGGCGAGGGCGTCCAGGAAGCGAGCCACGGCGGCGTCCCCGCCGCGGCCGGGGGTGGCGTCGACCGCCGGGCCGGACGCCCGCACGAACGTGAGGCGCCCCTCGTCGCGGGCGGCGGGGCGCAGGACCCACGCGAGCGCCGCCAGCCACGCCGGTTTGCCGTGGAGCGCCATCCCGGCGTCGTCGTCGAACAGCACCAGGACGTCCGCGGCGCGCTCCGCGTGGTAGGTCCGCGTCGTGAGGCGTCGCGTCCGGGCGTACGCCCGCCAGTCGACGTGCCGCGGTTCGTCGCCGGGCTGGTAGGGGCGCGCGTCGAGGAACTCGAGCGACCCGCCGGCCGCGAGCGCGGTCCGTTCCCCGACGCGCGCGCCGCGGGCGGGGGTCACGAGGGCGTAGCGCGCCAGCTCCGCGGGGGTGGGTCCGGGGTCGCTCACCCGCCGGGCGCGACCTCGGGCACCCGCCCCAGCAGGTCGCGGACGAGGTCGTCGACGTCGCGCCCCTCGACCTCCGCTTCGAACGACGGCAGGAGGCGGTGCCGCAACGCCGGCAGCGCCGCGCGCTTCAGGTCGGCGTAGCGGACGTGGGGGCGGCCCTCCAACAGCGCGTAGCCCTTGCCGGCCAGGACGAGCGCCTGCGCGCCGCGCGGGCTCGCGCCGAGCCGGACGCCGGGCAGGGCGTGGCTGGCGTCGACGAGCCGCGCGGCGTAGTCCAGGCCGGCCCGCGCGATCGGGACCGCCCGGAGGCGGGCCTGCAGGATCGCGAGGTCGTCGTGCGCCAGGACGGCGGTGGGCGGCGCCTCGGGGTCGCCGGTCGTCGCGTCGAGCACCGCGACGAGGGTGTCGGGGTCGGGCCGGGGCACGATCAGTTTGAACAGGAACCGGTCGAGCTGCGCTTCGGGCAGCGGGTAGGTGCCCTCCATCTCGACGGCGTTCTGGGTCGCGAGGACGAGGAACGGCTCCGGCAGTGCGTGCCGTTCGCCGGAGGCGGTGACGGCGTGCTCCTGCATCGCTTCGAGCAACGCCGACTGCGTCTTGGGGGTCGCGCGGTTGATCTCGTCGGCGAGGAGGACGTTGCAGAAGATGGGGCCCGGCCGGAACTCGAAGCGGCCGCCGCCGTCCTCGAGGAAGACGCTGCTCCCGGTCACGTCGGCGGGCATGAGGTCGGGGGTGAACTGCACGCGCCCGAAGCGCAGGTCGGTCGCGTCGGCGAAGGCCCGCACGAGGCGGGTCTTGCCGAGGCCGGGGGCGCCCTCGACCAGCACGTGCCCGCCGGCGAGGGCGGCGACGATCAGGTCGTCGACCAGGGCCTCCTGCCCGAGGACCGCGTCGCGGAGGGCGCGGCGGAGCGTCTGCACGGCGGCCGGGGGGGCGTCGTCGGGGGTGGTCTCGGCCGCGGAGGCTTGCGTGGGTTCGCTCACGCCGCCCAGGATACTCGCCGTCGGGCGTACACTCGGACGCATGGAACTCGCCTACGGCCGCGTCCACCTGCGGCCCCTCTCCGCGCTCCGGCGGGACGACTGGCGGCGGGTGCACGCGCACTTTCGCGATCCGGAGATCGCGCACCTCAACGGGACGCCCCCGAACCGCATGCCGCTCTGGTTGTTGCGGCGCGTCCTGCGGGCGGACGCCAACCGCAGCGACCGGGCGACGTTCGGGATCTTCGACGAGCGCGACGCCTACGTGGGGACGGCGGAGCTGTACGACCTGCGGCCCGACCGGGCGACGCTCGGCATCATCATCGGGGAACGCAGCCACTGGAACCGCGGGTACGGGCCCGAGGCGATGCGCGCGCTACTGGGGTACGCCTTCGACGAGGTCGGGCTCGAGGAGGTGCGCCTCACGACGTTCGCGGACAACCCCCGCGCGCAGGCGGCGTTCAAGAAGGTCGGCTTCCGGGAGGTCGACCGCCTCCCGGCCGCCGGCGGTCGGACGGACGTGGTGATGACGCTTCGGCGGGAGGCGTGGCGGGCGGGGTCGCCTCCGCCCGCTCCGCGCGCCGTCGCCGCGCTTGACACCGCCCCCGCCGACGAGTAGCATCACGACTTGCTGACGTTGGGTCGTTAGCTCAGTTGGCAGAGCAGCTGACTTTTAATCAGCGGGTCGTAGGTTCGAGCCCTACACGACCCACCAGCTCGGCCCCTTCGACTAGCGGTTAGGTCACCACCCTTTCAAGGTGGCGGCACGAGTTCGAATCTCGTAGGGGTCACCAAATGCGAGGAGGCACACGCCTCCTCGCTTCTTTCATGGGGGCCGCACGCGGGTCTCGCCTCGCGCGGGCGCTCGTATCGACCGTGGACGCGACGCGCCCCCCGGCCCCTCGCCCCCACGCCGCGCGCTCGAGCCTCGCGCCCAAGCGGCGCGCACCACCGTGACGTCGGGACCGCGAAGCCAGGGTCGCCCCATCCCGAGCCTCGGGCGGCGCACCTTTCCCCGCCCGCCGCCGTTGGTATCGTGGTAGGCGCGATGCGTGCCTTCGCCGCGCGGCCTCGGGCGCTTAGCTCAGCGGTAGAGCGGCCGCCTTACAA
Coding sequences within:
- a CDS encoding ABC transporter permease, with protein sequence MSERITVAALALLTLLAVAFAPWASFEREAGSRAAFTLLPDRVVDLTGRTDPVDVPGQGAVLVLTLLGAVGLAAGAATPGRAHRAVWLASGVVLVATTFVGLDRHAGAYETAQRDTVRSTLEAALADPGGRTDVEGLESLLARFDTQPVETSRLEALQVGVRIRTLPYGGVAPGLTAFLAILSGAFALALGARLHPAADRGVRRVIDVAAVPATAIFLALAAAAVVILALQPTPIGREVVIDGWRTYLAGRLDTLWYAYYTLFAGSLGTFEGFAEALKFATPLIFTGLGVGFGFKAGLFNIGAPGQMVLGGLFAMFAGVYLPGPGWFVLPASVAAAALGGGLWGALPGFLKARFGANEVINTILLNFVASSLLLFVLSSSPVFAAAALRILTALGIAAGVMILAALARPVRRLAGRSPRRSAALVAVALLGVMVVAGLPRAGDGPVTLNLPFKVEGSDPKSVPLQETARLPQLPALFGVDPATMVGSTETTVDAAAWAALAATLAVLALSAALGGRFGWATWPRRWLAAGVAAAATYGVGAALGWRATPFEVPPSNLNAGFVIAIGAAVFMQIFLFRTKWGYELRAVGDAPKAAEYGGASIARSTVVAMAMSGAFAGLTATHYVLGGALEDYALRQSLPTNDGFDGIAVALLGGNNPVGIVLAAFLFGVLKNGGSTLSIAFADLTRDVVNMILALVVLFIAARGFLPERFSDPIQRAAWRRRRGEADEADAVLAAAASDAATEPTDASDGEA
- a CDS encoding ABC transporter permease, whose amino-acid sequence is MDWVLIAAIAASAIRATTPLLFASLGGLFSERSGVVNIALEGIMVFGALGAAITAQLVERPYVAQDPNAVVWFAPWLGVLAAMGVGGFVGWIHAVVSIRYKADQIISATAINLMAIGIPAVLLTGLYDNSTTSERVQNTLPSWGVGPVQFSPLVYIAFLLVPTAWWVLFRTPFGLRLRSVGEHPEAADSVGIDVRRMRYYGVVLSGVLAGLGGAFLSIGNLNQFVAEMAGGRGFIALAALIFGKWTPFGALGATLLFGTFEAVGTLLGGGNLLPPALVQAIPFILTMLVLAGFVGRAVPPGAVGKPFEK
- a CDS encoding GNAT family N-acetyltransferase, with product MELAYGRVHLRPLSALRRDDWRRVHAHFRDPEIAHLNGTPPNRMPLWLLRRVLRADANRSDRATFGIFDERDAYVGTAELYDLRPDRATLGIIIGERSHWNRGYGPEAMRALLGYAFDEVGLEEVRLTTFADNPRAQAAFKKVGFREVDRLPAAGGRTDVVMTLRREAWRAGSPPPAPRAVAALDTAPADE
- a CDS encoding MoxR family ATPase, producing MSEPTQASAAETTPDDAPPAAVQTLRRALRDAVLGQEALVDDLIVAALAGGHVLVEGAPGLGKTRLVRAFADATDLRFGRVQFTPDLMPADVTGSSVFLEDGGGRFEFRPGPIFCNVLLADEINRATPKTQSALLEAMQEHAVTASGERHALPEPFLVLATQNAVEMEGTYPLPEAQLDRFLFKLIVPRPDPDTLVAVLDATTGDPEAPPTAVLAHDDLAILQARLRAVPIARAGLDYAARLVDASHALPGVRLGASPRGAQALVLAGKGYALLEGRPHVRYADLKRAALPALRHRLLPSFEAEVEGRDVDDLVRDLLGRVPEVAPGG
- a CDS encoding DUF58 domain-containing protein yields the protein MSDPGPTPAELARYALVTPARGARVGERTALAAGGSLEFLDARPYQPGDEPRHVDWRAYARTRRLTTRTYHAERAADVLVLFDDDAGMALHGKPAWLAALAWVLRPAARDEGRLTFVRASGPAVDATPGRGGDAAVARFLDALAARTPAEAHDAGRDAAGDGDEDVGTAGPFGRLARRLARVPRRGRTEQVLVLSDGLDPGPVTPLLGVVRSRGAHLGLVRTLAPAERDPTPDAVEWVDVEDGRRTPVDPDDVERYRARLAALEARQRRAVTRAGHRLARADVPPDAATASPGAVRRAALAAWIRTGWVRVR